CCCGATCCAGATCGGCTCTCGCACGATCGCCCCCAGCCTGATGGCGGGAAACACGTGCGTGGTGAAGCCTGCCGAGGAGGCACCGCTGAGCGCCGTCGCCCTCGGCGTCCTGGCCCTGGAGGCCGGGCTCCCCGCGGGCGTTCTCAACGTGGTGCCGGGTGACGGCGAGCTGGCGGGTGCGTTTCTCTCCGCGAGCGACGGCATCGACCACCTCTCCTTCACCGGCGGGCTGGCCACCGGACGCCTGGTGATGGGTGCCGCCGCGCGGAACGTCAAACCCGTGACCCTCGAGCTGGGGGGCAAGTCGGCGAGCATCGTCCTCGACGACGCCGACCTGGACCGGGCCGCCGAGGTGCTGACCCGGGCGATCGTCCAGAACGCCGGCCAGACCTGCTCGGCCGGGTCCCGCATCATCGCCCAGGCGGCCATCCACGACGAGCTCGTCGCCCGGCTGGAGCACGCGTTCTCGCGGATCTCCATCGGCCACGGGCTCGCCGACCCGGACATGGGACCGCTGATCAGCGCGGTGCAGCGCAGGCGCGTCCTCGACTACCTCGGGATCGCCGAGGGCGAGGGCGGGGTCCTGCTGAGCGGCGGCGGCGACGACCCCCGGCTGCGCGGGTACGAGGCCGGTCATTTCGTGGCCCCCGCCCTCGTCACCGGCGTGGCTCCGGCGATGCGCGTGGCCCGCGAGGAGATCTTCGGCCCGGTCCTCTGCGTCCTCCGCGCCGCCGACGACGCCGAGGCGCTGCGCATCGCCGAGGACTCCCCGTTCGGGCTGGTGGCGTCGGTGTGGTCGGCGAACGTCGACCGGGCCCTCGGCCTCGCCCGCAACCTCCGCGTCGGCCAGGCGTACGTGAACTCCTACGGCGCCGCCGGCAACGTCACGCTCCCCTTCGGCGGAACCCGGCACTCCGGCTTCGGCCGCGAGAAGGGCCTCGAGGCGGTGCGCGAGTACACCCAGGTCAAGACCATCGCGGTGCACGTGAGCCCTCGGTAGCCCTGCCCGCGGAGAGGGGAGCCGGGAATCCGGCTCCCCCTCCCCCTCCCCTCCTGAAGCTCCTCAGGCGACCCGCAGCACCGGCTTCAGCGCCGCACCGCTGAGCGACGCCTCCGCGGCCTCGTTGATCTCCGAGAGCGGGAACTCGGTCACCAGGCGGTCCAGGGGGAAGCGACCCTGCCGGTGGAGCTCGACGAGCTGCGGGATGAAGATGTCCGGAACGCTGTCGCCCTCGATCACCCCGCGCACGGTGCGACCGAACAGGACGGTGTTCATGTCGAGCGTGACCTCGGTCCCGAGCGCCGCGGCGCCGATCAGCCCGCAGACCCCGCGAAGCGCGAGGCAGTCGACGGCCGCACGGAAGACCTTCGGCGAGGCGGTGGTCTCGAGCGAGAAGTCGACCCCGCCGCCGGTGAGGTCACGGATCGCCTCGACGCTGTCGGCCGCGGTCGGGTCGATGGTGTGGGTCGCGCCCAGGTCGCGAGCGAGCGCGAGACGGCCGGGCTTGAGGTCCACCGCGATGATGGTGGTGCAGCCGGCCACCCTGGCGGCCATCAGCGAGCTCATCCCCACCGAGCCCACGCCGAAGACCGCGATGCTCGTCCCCGCCCTGGGGTGGAGCCCGTTGAGCACCGCGCCGGCGCCGGTCTGGATGCCGCAGCCCAGCGGACCGAGCAGCTCGAGCGGCGCGTCGTCGGGCACCTTGACGACGTTGCGCTCATAGGCGAGGGCGTGGGTGGCGAACGAGGACTGGCCGAAGAAATGCCCGTGGATCGGCCCGTTGGCCGTGTGCATCCCGGACGAGCCGTCCGAGCGGAAGCCGCTGAAGTTGAGGTCGTAGAGGGTGGCGCAGTAGGTCGGCGCTCCCTGCAGGCACGCCTTGCAGGTGCCGCAGGAGACGAAGGTGATGACCACGTGGTCGCCGGGGCTGACCTTGCGCACCCGGGCGCCGACGCGCTCGACGATGCCCGCGCCCTCGTGGCCGAACACCGCGGGCAGCGGCACCGGGTACCACTGGTCGCGGCAGATCATGTCCGTGTGGCAGACCCCCGTGGCCACGATGCGGACGAGGACCTCGTCCTCGCGTGGCTCGTCGAGCTGTGCCTGCTCGATGTGGAATGGCTCGCCCTTCGCCGTGACGACGGCGGCCATGACGTCGACCATCGACCATCCTCCCGCATTCCCTGGAACCGTGCTGACACGCTCTCCCGAGCGTCAACGTCTAGATCGGCACCGCGACCTGCGTCCCCGACGGCACAAAGGCGTCGAAGTACACGTTCCTCTCGCGGATCCCCCGCGCGACCAGCACCGGGATGGTGGCCTCGATCATCGCGGGAGGTCCGCAGAGGTAGGCGTCGTGCTCGCGCAGATCCGGCGCGGTGGCGACGAGCAGGTCGTGCACGAAGCCCCGCGCCCCCTCCCACGCGCTGTCCTCGGGCTCGTGCGACAGCACCGGCACGAACCGGAAGCCGGGCAGGCGGCGGCCGAGCGCGGTCACGCGGTCGAGGAAGCACAGGTCCTGGCGGGTGCGCGCACCGTGGTACAGGATCACCGCGCGCTCCGCACCCCGCTCCGCCTGGTCGGCGATCATCGAGAGGA
The sequence above is drawn from the Candidatus Dormiibacterota bacterium genome and encodes:
- a CDS encoding aldehyde dehydrogenase family protein yields the protein MTAPLPLRLDRYAGLVIDGETSAGSAGGGTILDRDPATGEVIAEVAAAAAADVQRAIDAARRAQRGWARLAPGRRGALLLELARRIRDCAGDLSRVESVDTGKPLAQARADVEVAAQYFEFYGGYADKLYGETIPLGEDDFGMTFREPVGVTGHIIPWNYPIQIGSRTIAPSLMAGNTCVVKPAEEAPLSAVALGVLALEAGLPAGVLNVVPGDGELAGAFLSASDGIDHLSFTGGLATGRLVMGAAARNVKPVTLELGGKSASIVLDDADLDRAAEVLTRAIVQNAGQTCSAGSRIIAQAAIHDELVARLEHAFSRISIGHGLADPDMGPLISAVQRRRVLDYLGIAEGEGGVLLSGGGDDPRLRGYEAGHFVAPALVTGVAPAMRVAREEIFGPVLCVLRAADDAEALRIAEDSPFGLVASVWSANVDRALGLARNLRVGQAYVNSYGAAGNVTLPFGGTRHSGFGREKGLEAVREYTQVKTIAVHVSPR
- a CDS encoding NAD(P)-dependent alcohol dehydrogenase: MVDVMAAVVTAKGEPFHIEQAQLDEPREDEVLVRIVATGVCHTDMICRDQWYPVPLPAVFGHEGAGIVERVGARVRKVSPGDHVVITFVSCGTCKACLQGAPTYCATLYDLNFSGFRSDGSSGMHTANGPIHGHFFGQSSFATHALAYERNVVKVPDDAPLELLGPLGCGIQTGAGAVLNGLHPRAGTSIAVFGVGSVGMSSLMAARVAGCTTIIAVDLKPGRLALARDLGATHTIDPTAADSVEAIRDLTGGGVDFSLETTASPKVFRAAVDCLALRGVCGLIGAAALGTEVTLDMNTVLFGRTVRGVIEGDSVPDIFIPQLVELHRQGRFPLDRLVTEFPLSEINEAAEASLSGAALKPVLRVA
- a CDS encoding FAD-binding oxidoreductase, whose translation is LRLVDPPEMAFSAGQFVNVEVPGTPEVRAFSMMNPPSRSGVVQLLVRLLPGGLFSGYLEREARIGDRVTLHGPLGMFRVRLSHRPMVMVAGGSGLAPILSMIADQAERGAERAVILYHGARTRQDLCFLDRVTALGRRLPGFRFVPVLSHEPEDSAWEGARGFVHDLLVATAPDLREHDAYLCGPPAMIEATIPVLVARGIRERNVYFDAFVPSGTQVAVPI